The proteins below come from a single Zea mays cultivar B73 chromosome 8, Zm-B73-REFERENCE-NAM-5.0, whole genome shotgun sequence genomic window:
- the LOC109941750 gene encoding zinc finger BED domain-containing protein RICESLEEPER 2-like, translated as MGSTNLNMRKMGNAMMEKFNKYWEEKNNVMVIATILDPRYKMRYIEWCFGKIFDTYQVGIEIEEVRGELEKLFEDYEMQHRERKAAQSKPSASSSLTTDRSCSLPSASCEFQSYLSSTEANPSKSELLIYLDETNVSLADKEFDLLNWWKVNSHRFPVVSRMAKKFLTVPATSVSSESTFSASGRTLDDYRSSLSPSTVEALICSSSWIRGAHDGSFTYVEQEDDVENISFPKSLVESN; from the exons ATGGGTTCTACTAATTTAAATATGAGAAAAATGGGTAATGCAATGATGGAGAAATTCAATAAGTATTGGGAAGAAAAGAACAATGTTATGGTCATTGCTACTATCCTAGATCCAAGGTATAAGATGAGATATATTGAGTGGTGCTTTGGTAAGATTTTTGATACATACCAAGTTGGTATTGAGATAGAAGAAGTTAGAGGTGAATTAGAAAAGTTGTTTGAAGACTATGAGATGCAACATAGAGAGAGAAAAGCTGCTCAAAGCAAGCCTAGTGCATCTTCATCCTTGACCACAGATAGATCATGCAGTTTGCCTTCTGCTTCATGTGAGTTTCAGTCATACTTATCATCTACTGAAGCGAACCCATCAAAGAGTGAGTTGCTCATCTATTTGGATGAAACAAATGTGAGTTTAGCTGACAAGGAGTTTGATTTGCTTAACTGGTGGAAGGTTAACTCACATAGATTTCCAGTGGTGTCGAGGATGGCAAAGAAGTTCTTAACTGTTCCAGCTACATCTGTTTCTTCTGAGTCTACTTTTAGCGCTAGTGGTCGAACTCTAGATGACTATCGTAGCTCTCTAAGCCCTTCTACGGTGGAGGCATTGATATGCTCCTCTAGTTGGATTCGAGGTGCACATGATGGGAGTTTTACATATGTG GAGCAAGAGGACGATGTTGAAAACATTTCAtttccaaaaagtttggtggagAGCAACTAG
- the LOC111589966 gene encoding uncharacterized protein gives MIRVHTANDARILPRTPTSPHHPRVILTLAPRSLNGRRTRISPSLPSSPQSPQSPPSACNPQPRASLGHGRRARIPQSPPSSPKPAIPVTHEAHAPIGPRLVLPSAPCCGLWHSRAGGDAYRGTSVVPNMENPKLVSVLTGAIFAQSELYHRRPIEPLCLRRCFATPALLLEIDGLYLTANCPPQSVVVCKMRSVLDSGYYTDLLVNVVEESQPSRGELESHHGRATAKSTQGRSKNFRDEEDILLVSAWLNVGMDPIQGVDQSHGTLWTRIHEYFNDNKTFESNRSEGSLMNRWSVIQHDVNVFCGCLSRIEARNHSGWSVDDKIANACAMFKAEDPKERKFSYLHCWKILKDKPKWMDRRKEIGNAKKTSCKKQKTLATSPTPFAAPDGPIAVINQDGEQAAKPEGKKKEKQKLRQRSTIEAVDYLMEKKKEADHDKELKKEVRCNKAFALQEERIKLEKEKFEFQRQMEEERILGLDLSTMNYKQQQYYERRQNEILGRCFNI, from the exons ATGATTCGCGTCCACACAGCCAATGACGCCCGCATCCTGCCGAGGACACCAACCTCGCCCCACCATCCGCGTGTAATCCTCACCCTGGCGCCACGCTCGCTCAATGGAAGGCGCACCCGCATCTCGCCATCACTGCCATCCTCACCCCAGAGCCCGCAATCCCCTCCATCCGCGTGCAATCCTCAGCCCCGCGCCTCGCTCGGTCATGGAAGGCGTGCCCGCATCCCACAATCCCCGCCATCCTCACCCAAGCCTGCAATCCCCGTGACCCATGAAGCGCATGCACCGATCGGTCCTCGCCTCGTCTTGCCGTCGGCGCCGTGTTGCGGATTGTGGCATAGCAGGGCTGGTGGTGACGCCTACCGGGGCACGTCGGTGGTGCCCAATATGGAAAACCCCAAGCTGGTG TCCgtgctcaccggagcaatcttcgCGCAgtcggagctctaccaccgtcgcCCCATCGAGCCCTTGTGCCTCCGTCGTTGCTTCGCGACGCCAGCGCTTctgctcgag ATTGATGGTTTGTATCTTACTGCTAACTGTCCTCCTCAGAGTGTTGTTGTCTGTAAGATGAGAA GTGTTTTGGACTCTGGATATTACACTGATCTACTAGTGAATGTTGTTGAGGAATCTCaa ccgagccgtggCGAGCTCGA AAGCCATCATGGACGTGCAACAGCCAAGAGTACTCAGGGTAGAAGCAAAAATTTTAGAGACGAGGAGGATATTTTGCTTGTGTCCGCTTGGCTGAATGTGGGCATGGATCCTATTCAAGGAGTTGATCAAAGTCATGGAACACTTTGGACAAGGATACATGAGTATTTCAATGATAACAAGACGTTCGAGTCGAATCGTTCTGAAGGATCTTTGATGAATCGTTGGTCCGTTATACAACATGATGTCAATGTTTTTTGTGGTTGTCTGTCCAGGATTGAGGCTCGAAACCATAGTGGTTGGTCAGTTGATGACAAG ATTGCAAATGCTTGTGCAATGTTCAAGGCCGAAGACCCGAAGGAGAGGAAGTTCTCATACTTGCATTGCTGGAAGATTCTGAAGGACAAGCCCAAGTGGATGGATAGGCGCAAAGAAATTGGCAATGCAAAGAAGACAAGTTGTAAGAAACAGAAGACATTGGCTACTTCTCCTACACCATTTGCCGCTCCAGATGGCCCTATTGCTGTTATAAATCAGGATGGTGAACAAGCAGCAAAACCTGAGGGTAAGAAGAAAGAGAAACAGAAGCTACGACAACGTTCGACCATAGAAGCAGTGGACTATTTAATGGAAAAGAAGAAAGAAGCTGATCACGATAAAGAGTTGAAGAAAGAAGTGAGGTGCAACAAAGCCTTTGCTCTCCAGGAGGAAAGGATCAAATTagagaaagaaaagtttgagttccaAAGACAAATGGAAGAGGAGAGAATTCTTGGTTTGGATTTGAGCACCATGAACTACAAACAACAACAATATTATGAAAGGCGTCAGAATGAGATTCTTGGCAGATGCTTTAATATATAG